A stretch of Besnoitia besnoiti strain Bb-Ger1 chromosome III, whole genome shotgun sequence DNA encodes these proteins:
- a CDS encoding hypothetical protein (encoded by transcript BESB_050640) has translation MLSVRFALAGTPGASDLAGAAAGPASRHPGDRRPASACLSGLSRETQWRTNRTRFSHAPSLAARGGLAASVADIDDAAGSPASKRLKRDGTPYAPQHRTPGVTGEKSTGSLFRCLWSETRTRFGLRVRHPDHSDRAQPEAPREEAATRSKGGTPAVPEESNLDLGVWDAAVCDAAPRDQRAAADVHHDVEAAHSSAALPSPPSESGVRPSRPAFLSPSWASLTRWSATLCGCRRRSAAAATARPRVPTRGGRRDEKPASAAPPFRPRGAFCPPPKACGPASPAAGRRRVEGGFRDSASPRREGRELQLRGLTSDARWMYAVTSVSASRRCPADASADEENHMGAKADNTPAPHVCEEAKEPHPLPSRVIIQLQAFHRGNVADSNPSRIVCDITSSLLAAEGDANGGGLHTRSTEAAAAAGGAVSHSAHARLLVRDAVNVQGALPEYLQLLVLLSTFATADRRAPPQAALHLVQLPACTVLLTFPLPPSAARSRRSAPTCERGGKKSCSRIEAYAQYLAKLDGRDDSASTELAGASAILDTDTHEILLAIATRRSGVFLFSARPASWRASRLAPASFFIQPPAVFSPVLCLLPRPLGCASRGQPSERSERETPLCDAAPAAPAPPYRLLQRNNNGPGAERPPSGRSSSTEPRDGGRERFHWGTADNFCAPSTSSQAEDALWRPVETCALRYLPVPSCCVRVTSVSACSGNAEALRLLSSLEQRLSHPPAATDVQRGGREPKPALGAFFVAVSPAPRTACGCAWSPLVLYIHPRVWRVAASGSSARGPSPPALASATAPGSLCEPEAAAAGRGGEASATASQTIRRRDQDERFVVAPLTMPATRLPPGLLTAQDGLGSLAEPCLAGQFAFGGARAAGDTRLHEALSAFGDAREPSCAVSHILLALPYIPFTSYAPASLPVSLTPPAPPSGSRASRGLAAGASAGDARALAALAERHAAASLSPQRCVEYGLWLVGRCADGGLVVLHALAARRLSAAPPQPHAGMHAAPDRACGFCRRKTLRFGVYVHPELQLASGLGKFSCERCRAEELVYVSGSRPPAWQRVGQPGASLVAAHVCATTHALSLVWLTRPACAEALAALQRKISRDSLAGDRSHPPSRPPIHPARPPPAFRAAVFPVASFYLHRGCQPGASSDSDAQLVPEEERSGATHAQSRARNEGGAWDLVAKTRAEAQPTRGVVDGVDLTELLARRTPVAVRPLQADAAEQSDAEGEEQGGTDGRPDTRDKTRRGGSGSPRETSQETGEEQNELWKRDSACADQTIDELYETETLLWSFLQPLTPGELRMKNRVGSQTLRALAQRAAASSAPASPYTLRGPSSDPRAAAASPAVVRILSCTYTPPQDLAGERAGVEGRRQCRLAALPDRRGSVSDFCFPDFREGEQLLQGETTLDVGALHAQQGPFSRVGPPRDLAIPDDPAWLRCFSFTFALLGVCGNPAQDSLSRASPPSLSPSPSPSSFSSCSVHSSSPASSPTSSARTAESSLQGVSVARTPRSPLDNDHAAEAGSGDSLLPDYHEAAWMLSDVSASQENSISTGLSPSPGSPSVVSVNSALDDEGGATHEAAGEPGAADERNLVAPLSLEVCGGTNGRRRCAVAESEETGDGQQMQRSDAGRSEPDVLVGLVLHIEAGEVAVQRGLQRLALEIFTTPSVYCRPLQCLGLLPVYVHPTHRLLAFDLLATKGAIALSSQRGCPRALDALRVESWPQRWSEERCAGVEPPLSSTFQQAPSWRPVASPSASSDPQDEIQVYIHRSDQMLLQALLHAYLHRGEAAAIQRILLASAAEGKRRPGQTLQSSARSAAASPWAFSDAFVLLVASWAFAELDALLPLRETPHASSSFSPASLSRPSLPLLAGLLEAALRRVDAEDFQTRSDAAAAASHANQDPRQPGDPAGEAVAQLAPQLESIARKAVTLQSPSPRRRGSCGARRLGTDAERRAEDAIVEERRAGRGERSAWAWWRLMQNAKHALLLKGLEGILAACLVRLTAMVPSSYLLLSSTDPCLLAPPTPASGCSVPPSGSASAASSSFATPLASRLTSPSSVSSISSSASANFPPRTGKGLRGEPRDLAAATRGVAPVVSLPCLADFLRRTVSSLSLLRTAFFWRDMSLRCMYTPAKDVRGDPRRLVASFSPLSPRSLFASSCTRAREPKRKRDERETSEEGGKEGKNRQAPSQRTPRSCERNEETGPSKHTSMRRVDEKEKRGADALRQEAAASQRGDESMRPTRKESPIPAAREGEENADDVESNFSASSLSLNRAACLADETRLVALHEALIRAGDGETLSLPAFLRPLQLLACRPRHDGLYRLEGDDATWIGARDNRQEGTMPAEARGGARSVSLVPSLSPVSASCAAAVEHAATELIPSESGGKGRTGRELACACGLCGAAASRFLFSSLALCKAQAIENTPPVSFVDFGHCSAAADDGLNGANPAKRRSLRGTYARASSVAGFPRLSSSFSLLSQDVTHFLRSLSGSLQFADALWCLASAEGAREGDDEGEWKDATHAAREAQRLLLPATLQLIGAIPRGGLFEGARDRDASHDDSEDERAASGLFEILALICNSLVYLQQAIDLYSWMRRAVVSRRAFVSFVLPPSPPSLVPFLLSYLLLLASEASQLLHAVARSPLDSHSCDSTRRASCVSLLAKDEGREAHLFLLSAETGRAGDCVRATSERAVRVLLAESRARRLVRCSVLSDLLAAIPLLLSSPLARPSRAPRRECGLSSSLWRALRQSPLPSSSALCPRVAPPRRRSEGGPGAAERAEVGGSLASRMLTRGDLVAHAHLVSRLKCKVLDAGRCGGSGGDLGIPLGLSVEQSGVQRGIFPNAFSAICQLASLFLSFSQKAEAGASSRSQPPASPRACSLPRDELAWHVQRLVADLRSVLEACLAPTWQEATLRFVSPSGSFLQPYEPAVPAAPVCVPWCFSPAPVRVAPLEMPRGDCLRALNFDRSPFAPPKPLAMPVACALSQKLSSFTASLSLLLSLLLSPSSAPARFASVASAFPLPSSAASLFRSYEQASATRGAEELRASWWRETLRSLLLGCLCTGAFPLLITHLANGRRDALPLALLFAALLDVVERGWMSAQHATKQQRRGDEPHGQLRAPGEPPCASAGGTSSRERTRRAATQPLDSVFSPESLSPSAPSSSSSSISSPVSSSFACSSLERCEETGIFFSAAHALLQLLLRCSEVAERDEARNLRAVCLASPIAALLTGASGLREEVAQGSRNPRPENSFFIDAAASLMHNIRRAKLLRDEESGLTSTTRATPPQAAPHRDAVGAEQGCRLLRTSAACAPPTQQSLQAISLAVPVWHGVAWVPQSCGAKGAHYDVDAD, from the exons ATGCTCTCTGTGCGCTTCGCACTCGCGGGGACACCAGGGGCGAGCGacctcgccggcgcagccgcaggacCCGCTAGCCGTCATccaggagacaggcgcccAGCCTCGGCGTGTCTTTCCGGACTCTCCAGAGAGACCCAGTGGAGAACAAACAGGACACGCTTCAGCCAtgcgccttcgctcgccgcgcgaggagggctcgcggcctcggtCGCTGACatcgacgacgcggcgggaagTCCCGCCTCGAAGCGTCTGAAACGCGACGGCACCCCGTATGCGCCGCAGCATCGTACACCAGGTGTGACGGGGGAGAAGAGCACGGGGTCGCTGTTTCGTTGCTTGTGGAGTGAAACGCGTACTCGTTTTGGTCTGCGCGTGAGGCACCCGGATCACAGTGACCGAGCGCAGCCGGAAGCCCCAcgtgaggaggcggcgacgcgttcAAAAGGCGGCACTCCGGCCGTTCCGGAGGAATCGAATCTCGATTTAGGAGTGTGGGATGCTGCGGTCTGCGACGCTGCGCCACGCGACCaacgcgctgcggcagatGTCCACCACGATGTCGAAGCCGCGCACTCTTCTGCAGccttgccgtcgccgcccagcgagagcggcgtcAGACCCTCCAGGcccgctttcctctctccttcctggGCGTCTCTCACGCGCTGGTCAGCCacgctctgcggctgccggcgacgctctgcggcagcggcgaccgcgcgccctcgggtACCCACGCGAGGGGGGAGACGCGACGAGAAACCAGCATCGGCGGCGCCCCCTTTTCGACCGCGCGGTGCTTTTTGTCCGCCGCCAAAGGCGTGTGGGCCCGCGAGCCccgcagcaggccgccgacgcgtgGAGGGCGGATTTCGAgactctgcgtctcctcgccgcgaagggagagagcTTCAGCTGAGAGGCTTGACCTCAGACGCGCGGTGGATGTACGCCGTCAcgagcgtctccgcttcaCGCCGCTGCCCGGCGGACGCTTCCGCGGATGAGGAGAACCACATGGGCGCGAAGGCAGACAacacgcccgcgccgcacgtatgcgaagaagcgaaggagcCACACCCGCTCCCCAGCAGAGTGATCATTCAGCTGCAGGCGTTCCACAGAGGGAACGTGGCGGACTCGAACCCGTCGCGCATCGTCTGCGACATCACGtcttccctcctcgccgctgagggcgacgcgaacgGCGGGGGACTCCATACGCGTTCTAcagaagcagccgcggctgcaggtgGTGCG GTCTCTCacagcgcgcacgcgcgtcttcttgtCCGCGACGCGGTGAACGTGCAAGGGGCGCTCCCCGAGTAcctgcagctcctcgtcCTGCTGTCAACGTTCGCCACGGCAgaccgacgcgcgccgccccaggCGGCCCTGCATCTGGTGCAGTTGCCCGCCTGCACTGTTCTCCTCACgtttccgctgccgccgtctgctgcccgctctcgacgcagcgcgcccacgtgcgagagaggcgggaaGAAAAGTTGTTCGCGGATCGAAGCCTACGCGCAGTACCTTGCAAAGCTGGACGGAAGAGACGATTCGGCCTCCACCGaactcgcgggcgcctccgcgattctcgacacagacacacacgaa ATTCTTCTCGCGATCGCCACGCGCAGGTCCGGCGTCTTCCTGTTCTCGGCACGTCCCGCCTCTTGGAGAgcttcgcggctcgcgccggcctccttcTTCATCCAGCCGCCCGCGGTCTTCTCCCCGGTGCTTTGTTTGctcccgcggccgctcggcTGCGCATCGCGCGGTCAACCaagcgagaggagcgagagagagacgccgctctgcgacgctgcgcctgcggcgcctgcaccCCCCTACCGGCTTCTGCAGCGAAACAACAACG GACCGGGTGCGGAGAGGCCTCCGTCCGGACGATCGTCTTCCACGGAGCCGCGCGATGGCGGCCGTGAGAGGTTTCATTGGGGGACGGCGGACAAtttctgcgcgccttccaCGTCTTCGCAGGCCGAGGACGCTCTGTGGCGCCCGGTGGAAACTTGTGCGCTTCGCTATCTGCCGGTGcccagctgctgcgtgcgcgtgacGTCCGtgtccgcatgcagcgggaacgccgaggcgctcagACTCCTCTCGTCACTGGAGCAAAGGCTGTCGCACCCCCCAGCGGCAACAGacgtgcagcgcggcggccgtgaACCGAAAcctgcgctcggcgccttctttgtcgccgtctcgcccgcgcctcgcaccGCATGTGGATGCGCTTGGAGCCCCCTCGTGTTGTACATACACCCCAGAGTGTGGCGCGTCGCAGCATCTGGGTCGTCAGCCCGCGGgccctctccgcctgctctcgcctccgcgacagCGCCGGGTTCGCTATGCGAGCccgaggcggcagctgccggtCGCGGTGGAGAAGCGTCCGCCACAGCCAGCCAAACAatccggcgccgcgaccaaGATGAGCGAttcgtcgtcgcgccgctcACGATGCCGGCGACTCGCCTCCCCCCGGGCCTTTTGACGGCCCAGGATGGCTTGGGAAGTCTCGCCGAACCCTGCTTGGCGGGGCAGTTCGCTttcggcggcgcacgcgcggccgGGGATACCCGACTCCACGAGGCGCTCAGCGCCTtcggagacgcgagagagcctTCCTGCGCCGTATCTCACATTCTGCTCGCCCTACCGTACATCCCATTCACGTCTtacgcgccggcctcgctgcctgtGTCGCTgactccgccggcgcctccatcagggtcgcgggcgtctcggggccttgccgccggcgcctcggcgggcgacgcgcgggcgctggcggcactcgcagagaggcacgccgccgcgtcgctctccccgCAGCGCTGCGTCGAGTACGGGCTCTGGCTGGtcgggcgctgcgcagatGGTGGCCTCGTGGTGCTGCATGCACTCGCGGCCCGccggctctccgcggcgccgccgcagccgcatgcGGGCATGCACGCCGCGCCTGACCGGGCGTGTGGATTCTGCCGTCGAAAGACGTTGCGTTTcggggtgtacgtacatcCCGAGCTCCAGCTCGCGAGCGGCTTAGGGAAGTTCTCCTGCGAGCGGTGCCGCGCAGAAGAGCTGGTCTACGTCTcggggtcgcggccgccggcctgGCAGCGCGTCGGGCAGCCGGGCGCGTCGCTGGTCGCTGCACACGTCTGCGCAACGACCCACGCGCTCTCGCTGGTGTGGCTCACGCGGCCAgcctgcgccgaggcgctcgcggctctccagcGAAAGATCTCGCGCGActcgctcgcgggcgaccGGAGCCACCCTCCCTCACGCCCACCTATCCAccccgcgcgtccgccgcctgcgttcCGCGCGGCCGTGTTTCCTGTCGCCTCGTTCTACCTCCACAGAGGCTGCCAGCCAGGCGCCtcgagcgacagcgacgcgcagctggTGCCTGAGGAAGAGCGGAGTGGAGCGACTcacgcgcagagccgcgcgaggaacGAAGGCGGAGCCTGGGACTTGgtggcgaagacgagagctGAGGCACAGCCaacgcgcggcgtcgtcgacgGCGTGGACCTGAccgagctcctcgcgcggcggacgcccgTGGCcgtgcggcctctgcaggcggacgcagccgagcagagcgacgccgaaggagaggagCAAGGAGGAACAGATGGACGCCCAGATACACGGGACAagacgcgacgcggaggctcAGGCAGCCCACGGGAGACCAGCCAAGAGACTGGCGAAGAGCAGAACGAGCTGTGGAAGCGGGACTCGGCGTGCGCAGACCAGACGATCGACGAACTGTACGAGACAGAAACACTTCTCTGGAGCTTTCTGCAGCCCTTAACGCCGGGCGAACTCCGCATGAAGAATCGAGTGGGGAGCCAGACGCTGCGGGCCctggcgcagcgagccgcggcctcaAGCGCACCCGCCTCTCCGTACACTTTGCGGGGGCCTTCTTCGGatccacgcgccgccgccgcctcgcctgcagtgGTGCGGATTCTcagctgtacgtacacccctCCACAGGACCTCGCGGGGGAGAGAGCGGGCGTCGAGGGGCGCAGACAATGCAGATTGGCAGCTTTGCCGGATCGCCGCGGGTCAGTGAGCGACTTCTGCTTTCCAGACTTCCGTgaaggcgagcagctgctgcaagGGGAGACAACCTTGGACGTGGGCgcgttgcatgcgcagcaaGGCCCTTTTTCTCGTGTGGGCCCCCCCCGTGACTTGGCGATTCCGGACGACCCTGCGTGGCTTCGCTGTTTTTCCTTCACGTTCGCTCTCctgggcgtctgcggcaACCCCGCGCAAGACTCTCTAtcgcgggcctcgccgccttctctctcgccttctccctccccctcttccttctcctcttgcTCCGTGCActcctcgtctcccgcgtcttctcccaCGTCGTCTGCGCGGACTGCTGAGTCGTCCCTCCAGGGCGTTTCGGTTGCACGTACACCGCGTTCACCGCTGGACAACGAccacgcggcggaggcgggaagCGGAGACTCGTTGCTGCCAGACTACCACGAGGCTGCGTGGATGCTCTCAGATGTCAGCGCCTCTCAAGAAAACTCCATTAGCACTGgactctctccctcgccgggCTCCCCCAGCGTGGTCAGCGTCAACTCCGCCTTGGATGAtgagggcggcgcgacacacgaggctgcaggcgagccaGGGGCAGCAGATGAACGCAATCTTGTtgctcctctttctctgGAGGTCTGCGGAGGGACGAacgggcggcgacgctgtgCGGTCGCTGAATCTGAGGAGACGGGAGACGGCCAGCAAATGCaacgcagcgacgcaggaagAAGCGAACCTGACGTCCTGGTTGGCCTCGTACTTCACATCGAGGCCGGAGAAGTCGCGGTGCAGAGAGGGCTCCAGAGGCTCGCCTTGGAAATCTTCACAACGCCTTCCGTTTACTGCCGCCCGCTGCAGTGTCTGGGCCTTCTtccggtgtatgtacaccccACCCACCGGCTCCTGGCGTTCGACCTCCTCGCGACGAAAGGAGCAATCGCGCTTTCCTCTCAACGAGGGTGTCCCCGCGCGCTCGACGCACTTCGCGTGGAATCCTGGCCTCAGAGATGGTCGGAGGAAAGATGCGCTGGCGTCGAGCCGCCTCTTTCTTCCACGTTCCAGCAAGCGCCTTCTTGGCGCccggtcgcctcgccttctgcgtcttctgacCCGCAGGATGAAATccaggtgtacatacaccgcaGCGACCAGAtgcttctgcaggcgcttctccACGCCTACCTCCACAGGGGAGAAGCTGCGGCTATCCAGCGcatcctcctcgcctctgcggcagaagGCAAGCGCCGCCCCGGACAAACG CTCCAGTCTTccgcgcggtcggcggccgcctcgccctgggCATTCAGCGACGcgttcgtcctcctcgtggCTTCATGGGCGTTCGCGGAGCTCGAcgcgcttctccctctgcgggagacgccgcacgcgtcgtcttccttctcgccggcaTCGCTCTCGAGACCCTCGTTGCCGCTTCTCGCGGGGTTActcgaggctgcgctgcggcgcgtcgacgccgaggacttccagacgcgcagcgacgccgccgcagcggcgtcccACGCGAACCAAGATCCGCGGCAGCCGGGAGaccccgcgggcgaggctgtCGCTCAGCTCGCACCGCAGCTGGAGTCGATCGCCCGAAAGGCCGTCACGCTgcagtcgccgtcgccgcggcggcgaggcagctgcggcgcgaggaggctggggacagacgcggaaaggcgcgcagaagacgcgatAGTCGAGGAAaggcgcgccgggcgaggagagcgaagcgccTGGGCTTGGTGGCGGCTCATGCAAAACGCCAA GCACGCCCTTCTTCTGAAAGGACTGGAGGGGATCTTGGCGGCCTGCTTGGTTCGCTTGACGGCGATGGTTCCCTCCTCCtatcttcttctctcttcaaCCGACCcctgtcttctcgcgcctccaaCGCCAGCCTCCGGGTGCTCGGTGCCTCCTTCtggctctgcgtctgcggcctcctcgtccttcgcGACGCCGTTGGCGTCTCGCTTgacttctccctcttctgtGTCCTCGATCTCGTCATCTGCAAGCGCCAATTTTCCTCCGCGCACCGGCAAAGGCCTCCGTGGCGAGCCTCGCGATCTtgcagccgcgacgcgcggcgtcgcccctgtCGTGTCGCTCCCCTGCCTCGCAgacttcctccgccgcaccGTCTCGTCTCTTTCTTTGCTCCGCACGGCCTTCTTCTGGCGCGACATGAGCCTTCGCTGTATGTACACCCCGGCCAAGGACGTGCGCGGCGACCCGCGCCGATTGGtggcttccttctcgccgttgtCTCCACGCAGTCTCTTTGCGTCTTCGTGTACGCGCGCAAGGGAGCCAAAGCGAAAGAGGGACGAGCGCGAGACATCCGAGGAAGGtggaaaagaaggaaaaaacCGACAGGCGCCCTCTCAGCGCACTCCTCGCTCTTGCGAACGGAACGAGGAGACCGGGCCCTCGAAACACACCTCTATGCGCAGGGTCgacgaaaaggaaaaaaggGGCGCGGACGCACTTCGCCAggaagccgcagcgagccagCGCGGCGATGAATCGATGCGTCCTACTCGCAAAGAAAGCCCCatccctgcggcgcgagagggagaggagaacgCAGACGACGTCGAATCGaacttctctgcgtcttctctctctctgaatCGTGCGGCTTGCCTCGCGGACGAaacgcgcctcgtcgctctgcATGAGGCTCTcatccgcgccggcgacggggaGACACTTTCGCTGCCGGCCttcctgcggcctctgcagcttctgGCGTGTCGTCCGCGACACGACGGGCTCTATCGGCtcgaaggagacgacgcaaCGTGGatcggcgcgcgagacaacCGACAGGAAGGGACGATGCCCGCAGaagcacgcggaggcgcgcgatcTGTGTCTCTTGTTCCAAgtctctcgcctgtctctgcgtcttgtGCGGCAGCCGTCGAGCATGCCGCGACGGAGCTGATTCCGAGTGAAAGCGGAGGCAAAGGGCGAACAGGAAGGGAGCTGGCTTGCGCCTGCGGGTtgtgcggcgcagcggcctcgcggtttctcttctcgtctctgGCTCTCTgcaaggcgcaggcgatCGAAAACACcccgcctgtctccttcgtgGACTTTGGACactgcagcgcggcagccgacGACGGCCTCAATGGCGCGAATcccgcgaagcgccgctccCTACGAGGGACGTacgcgcgggcgtcgtctGTCGCTGGGTTCCcccgtctttcttcttcgttttcgcTGTTGTCTCAGGATGTGACTCACTTCCTACGGAGCTTGAGTGGGAGCCTGCAGTTCGCCGATGCACTTTGGTGCTTGGCCTCggctgaaggcgcgcgagaaggcgatgACGAGGGCGAATGGAAGGACGCGACAcacgcggcgagagaggcgcagagactccTCCTTCCTgcgacgctgcagctgaTCGGCGCGATCCCCCGAGGCGGCCTCTtcgagggcgcgagagaccGAGACGCAAGCCacgacgacagcgaagacgagcgcgccgcgagcggacTCTTTGAGATCCTCGCGCTGATATGCAACTCGCTCGTGTACCTGCAGCAG GCCATCGACCTCTACAGCTGGATGCGCAGAGCTGTggtgtcgcggcgcgcgttcgTTTCTTTCGttctgccgccctcgcctccctcgctggtgcctttcctcctctcgtacctgctccttctcgccaGCGAAgcttcgcagctgctgcatgcggtaGCGCGTTCGCCCCTCGATTCTCACTCCTGCGACTcaacgcggcgcgcctcttgcGTGTCTCTTTTGGCCAAGGACGAAGGACGCGAGGCTCATCTTTTTCTGCTTAGCGCCGAGACCGGGAGGGCGGGCGACTGCGTgcgggcgacgagcgagagagccgTTCGCGTGCTGTTGGCGGAATCGAG GGCGCGGCGATTGGTTCGCTGCAGCGTGCTGTCTGATTTGCTTGCGGCGATCCCCCTGCTActctcgtctccgctcgcgcgcccctcGAGAGCTCCACGCAGGGAGTGcggcctttcttcttctctctggcgcgcgctGAGGCAGAGTCCGCTTCCATCTTCCTCCGCGCTTTGtcctcgcgtcgcgcctcctcgacggcgaagcgagggaggcccgggcgccgccgagcgggcGGAGGTCGGGGGGAGCTTAGCCAGTCGTATGCTCacgcgcggcgacctcgtggcgcatgcgcatctTGTCTCGCGACTTAAATGCAAAGTGCTTGATGCCGGAAgatgcggaggcagcggcggggaTCTCGGCATACCGCTGGGCCTCTCTGTCGAGCAGAGCGGGGTTCAAAGAGGAATCTTTCCAAACGCCTTTTCCGCAATCTGCCAACTA GCGTCGCTatttctctccttctcgcaAAAAGCAGAAGCCGGAGCCTCTTCTCGTTCtcagccgccggcgtctccgcgggcctGTTCTCTCCCCCGCGACGAGCTTGCATGGCACGTTCAGCGCCTTGTCGCGGATCTCAGAAGCGTCCTCGAAGCGTGCCTCGCCCCGACTTGGCAGGAAGCAACTCTCCGCTTCGTGTCTCCTTCAGGATCATTCCTTCAGCCCTACGAGCCCGCTgtccccgcggcgcctgtctgcgTCCCCTGGtgcttctcgccggcgcccgtgcgcgtcgcgcctctcgagatGCCGCGGGGcgactgtctccgcgccctcaaCTTTGACAGAAGTCCTTTTGCTCCACCGAAGCCGCTGGCCATGCCTGTAGCGTGCGCGCTCTCGCAGAAACTGAGCAGCTTCACGGCGTccctttcgcttcttctctcgctgctgttgtcgccctcgagcgcgcccgcgcgcttcgcgagcgtcgcctccgcgttcccccttccctccagcgcggcgtcgcttttTCGCTCGTATGAGCAAGCCTCGGCGactcgaggcgcagaagagctGCGTGCGAGCTGGTGGCGTGAAACGCTgcgctccctcctcctcgggtGTCTGTGCACAGGGGCCTTTCCCCTTCTGATCACTCACCTAGCGAACggccggcgcgacgcccttccgctcgcgctgcttttCGCGGCACTGTTGGACGTGGTAGAGCGCGGCTGGATGTCTGCGCAGCACGCGACGAAGCaacagaggagaggagacgagcccCATGGGCAGTTGCGGGCGCCTGGGGAaccgccctgcgcctccgcgggagGAACGTCATCACGcgagcggacgcgccgcgcagccacaCAGCCGCTTGACTCAGTCTTCTCTCCCGagtctctttctccttctgcgccgtcttcttcttcttcgtctatTTCTTCTCCtgtttcttcttcgtttGCTTGCTCATCTTTGGAACGTTGTGAAGAGACGGGGATCTTTTTCtcggctgcgcatgcgcttctccagctgctgctgcgctgcagcgaagtcgcagagcgcgacgaggcgcggaatCTTCGCGCAGTttgcctcgcctctccgaTCGCGGCTCTCCTCACtggcgccagcggcctcaGAGAGGAAGTCGCGCAGGGGTCGCGAAACCCGCGACCCGAAAATAGCTTCTTCATAGACGCTGCGGCAAGCCTCATGCACAACATCcggcgcgcgaagctgctgcgcgacgaggag TCTGGTCTTACATCCACGACTCGCGCGACACCGCCTCAAGCAGCTCCGCATCGAGATGCAGTCGGAGCCGAACAGGGCTgtcggctgctgcggacatccgctgcgtgtgcgccgccGACCCAGCAGAGTCTGCAGGCGATTTCTCTAGCAGTTCCTGTCTGGCATGGCGTGGCTTG GGTTCCTCAATCTTGCGGCGCGAAGGGTGCTCACTACGACGTTGACGCGGACTGA